One Xenopus tropicalis strain Nigerian chromosome 8, UCB_Xtro_10.0, whole genome shotgun sequence genomic window carries:
- the LOC101733957 gene encoding vomeronasal type-2 receptor 26: MENCIRCQEDEWSNEKKNKCIKKTIDFLSYAEPLGLSLAILAILLSITASLVLGIFIKNRHSQIVKANNRELSYTLLLTLILSFLCTLLFIGQPMKVTCMFRQVTFAVIFTTSISSVLGKTVTVLIAFHAITPGSMLKIWVGNRVPRCLVLLLSLGEVIICIMWFLHCPPFPDYDTRSQPSVMTLQCNEGSAVAFYIAVGYIGMLASVSFITAYLARRLPDIFNEASHITFSMLVFCCVWIAFIPTYLSSKGKYMVAVEIFAILSSSSGLLGCIFIPKCYIILLKPKKSVMEKATSKKK, encoded by the coding sequence ATGGAAAACTGCATAAGATGTCAAGAAGATGAGTGgtccaatgagaaaaaaaataagtgcATCAAGAAAACCATTGACTTTCTGTCTTATGCTGAACCTCTGGGTTTGAGTTTAGCAATCTTGGCAATTCTGTTATCCATCACTGCATCTCTAGTCCTTGGAATTTTTATAAAGAACAGACACAGCCAGATTGTGAAAGCCAACAATCGAGAACTTAGTTATACTCTTCTACTAACACTTATACTATCCTTCCTTTGCACATTACTCTTTATAGGGCAACCCATGAAGGTGACCTGTATGTTTAGACAAGTTACTTTTGCAGTCATATTTACCACTAGCATCTCCTCGGTTTTGGGGAAAACTGTAACTGTACTGATTGCCTTTCATGCTATAACACCTGGAAGTATGTTGAAGATCTGGGTTGGAAATAGAGTTCCGAGGTGTCTTGTTCTTCTTTTATCTCTGGGAGAGGTTATAATTTGCATTATGTGGTTTCTACATTGCCCGCCATTCCCTGATTATGATACCAGATCCCAACCATCTGTGATGACCTTGCAGTGTAATGAAGGTTCTGCTGTGGCATTCTACATTGCAGTAGGGTACATTGGAATGCTGGCCTCTGTCAGCTTCATTACCGCTTATCTTGCCCGTAGGCTTCCAGACATATTTAATGAAGCGTCACACATCACCTTTAGCATGTTGGTGTTCTGCTGTGTGTGGATCGCTTTCATCCCAACATACTTGAGCtccaaaggcaaatacatggtggcagtAGAGATATTTGCTATTCTTTCTTCCAGCTCTGGGTTGTTGGGATGTATATTTATACCCAAATGTTACATCAtccttttaaaacctaaaaaaagtGTCATGGAGAAAGCAacgtctaaaaaaaaataa